ATTTTTCATCTGCTGAAGTTGATCTTTGTAGGTAGGGTTTCTCTCAAGCCAGCCAAGAGGTGTTATCATATTTAGTATTACGTATAGTTCGGCATGCTCTTTGATGCTGCTTTGTATAAAGATGGTTGAACTATTTGGATCAATACCCGAAGCCACCCAATCTTTGACGAGTTCTAAACTAAGCGACTTTAGGTTTAGTTTATCTTCGTAACTTGTAGATAATGCGTGCCAATCTGCAACGAAAAAGAAACATTCGTTTTCTTTTTGTAGCTCTATCCAGTTTTTCAAAACACCTAGATAGTGTCCTAAATGAAGTTTGCCTGTTGGCCTCATACCGCTTACAATTCGCATTTTTCTCCTTTTTTATTAGTATGGGTGTGGGTGTTTGAATTTCGTAATCCGTAATACCTAATTCTCAAATCATGAATCGTAACATTTTCTTCCATACCATTAACCATCAACCATGAACCAAAAATCCTAATTTCCAATATACCAAATATACTAATATACTAATAATATACTAAATTCCTCTCACTTAAAACTTGAAACTTTACCGCTTCACTACTTATCGCCTTACCTCCTAATCATCATCCAATATCTCCTCCCTCTCTCCTCTTTTCCTTGGACTTAAAATAACCGGGCTTCCTTCTAAGTCGAAATTTTCTCTTAGTTTATTTATAAGATATCTTTTATAACTAAAATGGAGTCCTTCGGGTCTATTCATAATAAGAGCAATTTTAGGCGGTTTTGTTTCATATTGAGTGGCAAAGAGGATATTTACCACCTTTGAGTAGTATGCCGGTATAGCGTGGCGTTGGGTAGCCTCTTTTATAATTTTGTTTAGTTGTGACGTAGGTAACCACTGAGAGTAGTTTTTATAGACTCTAAGTATTAGATCGTATATTTTGTCCACTCTTTTTCTCGTTTTTGCCGAAACGGTTATTATAGGAGCAAAACTTAAAAACTTAAATCTATCTCTAACCTCTTTAACCGCCTCTTCGTAACTCATCTTAGCCTTGTCCCATTTGTTTAAAACGATAATGCAGCCTAGTTTATACTTATCTACAAGTCCCGCGATCTTTTCGTCTTGTTCGGCAAAGCCTTCGCTAGCGTCTAAAACTACCAAAGCTATGTCAGCGCGCTCAAGCATCTTTTGGGTTCTGTTTAGCGCGTATTTTTCTATGCCTACAATCTTGCCTCTTCTTCTAATACCCGCAGTGTCTATAAAAGTGATAAGTTTATCTCTATATAGATACGTCTCATCTACTACGTCTATGGTTGTTCCCGCAATATCGCTTACGATTGATCGTTCCTCTTTCAAAAGAGCATTCAGTAAAGAGCTTTTTCCCACGTTGACTCTTCCTATAATTGCGACTCTGATTTCGTTTGAATCCTCCTCTTTTTTGTTAATTTCAAACTCTTCTAAAAAAGATTCGATATCTAACTCTTCATCCTCTTGGATATTTAAACTCTCTTCGTTGGGTATTTTGCTCTCTATCCACTCAAGCAGTTTTTTAACTTTTCTATTGTGGGAAACGGAGATTGGAAATATGTTTTTAGTTCCGAAACTGTAATATTCCCAGACGTTTTCTTCTAGTTTGTCGTTGTCTATCTTGTTTATGACCAAAGCTATATCTTTATCAAGTTTTTGAAGCTCGAAAAATAGTTTTCTATCCTCTTCATCGGGAAGCTCTTTCCCGTCAACCATATAAAGGATTATGTCCGCCTCTTTTGCGGTCTGCAAGGATTTTTCTTTAACTTTGTTAAAAAGCTCGTCTCTGTCTTCAAGCCCGCCGGTATCTATTAGCTCTATCTCCTTTTCTCCCAAATTGGCTATCTTTTTTTTTATATCTCGCGTTGTTCCGGCTACTTCCGAGGTTATGGCGTCACGCTGTTTTAAGATTCTGTTAAAAAGCGAACTTTTGCCCACATTTGGTTTTCCTAAAATTACTACTTTTTTCATTGCTCCTCTTTTTGGTGTGAGTGTGAGTGTGGGTGGATGTAAGTGAGAGATTTTATTAGATTATAAAGCATTTTACTAATTTTATCTGTTTCTTTTATTAAAAAATTATAATTTTCTTTTGTAATATATCCAATATCTTTTGATAATCTAAGAAAATATTTCAATTCACCAGCAGAGCCTCGTGCAATTCCTACAAATTGTTTAAACTCTTTTTTATTTATTCTGTGTGAGCCTTCCATTAAATTTGCTCCTATAGAACTTGCAGATCTCCTTAGTTGGCTTGTTATACCATATTTTTCATATTCTGGAAAATAATTTGTAATCTCATATATTTTTATTGTTAATTTATGTGCTATTTTAAAAACTTCCAAACCTTCTGCACTTTTTATCTCATTATTCATATTATATCACCTTTAACACACACCCACACCCACACTAACATCCACACCCACACTGTTCACCCACACTATTTTACAATTTTCTCAACATATATAGATTGGCTAGGAAAGGCAAACTCAGCTCCGGCACTTTCCACTATATCCATAATTTTTAGATTTACATCCTCTTTGATTTCAAGATATTTTTGCCAGTTAGCCGTATTTGTAAAACAGTAGATGAATATGCTTAGACTGCTATCTTGAAACTCATCGAAATTAACAAGCATAGTCGCTTTTTTATCGATTCTTGGATGGGATTTTAACATATTTCTTATATTTTTGAGAATTTCGTCCATCTGCTCTTTTGTTGTGGAGTAGGTTAGTCCAACTCTCATTTTGATTCTTCTTATATCTCTTCTTGAAAAGTTTTCGATAGGATTGTTTGCCACTATCTGGTTGGGAACCGTAACGAGAGATTTTTCGAAAGTTCTTACCTTTATGGTTCTAAGACCTATATCCTCTACCGTTCCTTCCACATCTTGAACTTTTATCCAGTCATCTATCTTAAGCGATTTATCGGCTAGTATGGTTAGTCCTCCAAAAAGATTGGCCGCCGTATCTTTGGCAGCTAAAGCAAATGCAAGACCTCCAAGTCCCAAGGAGGCTATAAAGGCGCTTACGTTTATGTTCCACTCTTGTAAAACTGCCACAAGACCAACCGAAAAGATGAATATCTTAAGTGTTTTTATAAAAAAGTTTCCAATTTCACGATACAACTCTTTTCCAAATTTTTTAGCGAAATTGAAGATGGTCTTTTCAAGGACGCTAACGGCGTCAAAAAATAGCCAAAATATAGCGACGATAACCATCGAACGGACTATCTTGTCAACCGTTTCGCTATCTATATCCATTACCTTTACTGAAAGGTAAAAGCCTACGATTATAAAGGCAAATTTTAAAGGTTCAGTTACGATTGCCAAAACTTTGTCGTCTAATGAAGATTTCGTTTTTTCGGACATCTTTTTAAGAATCTTTAAAACAATAAGGACAAAAAGTTTTCTTAAAAAGAGAAATAGTAAAAATATCCCTATACCGGCTACGATTTTATAAAGGGGGATATTAAAAAATCTGTTTTGAGTTAGAAAAAACATAGCATTTTCTTTTAGTTGATATATATACGTAGTGGTTTTTCCTAACCTTGATTCGATAAAAATATTTAGAGCTTCGTTGAGGGCATCCTTAATATCTACGTTTTTAGATGAAAACTTGGAGGCGGTCTCTAATATGTCGATTTTAAGTTGAAATACTTTTTCGCTTTTTTGCTTTAATGCTTTAAAAAAAAGGAGAAGTTGCGATTTTATCTCTTTTTTTATATAGCTATCTTTGAGATTTGTTAATCTTTGAATCTCTTTTTCAAGGTTTTCAACATACCTTTTTTTATCAAGTATTCTCCATCTCTCTTTTTCTATCTCTAACTTTTTTATCTTTTTATCTATCTGTAATATTTTTTTTTGCAGCTCTTTTACGCTTTTATTGTTATTTGTAGTTTTAAACTCGATTTTTGGCAAGTATTTTAACAGCTGTTTTAACCAAACCTCGTAAAGTGTCTCTACCTTTTCGATATCTTTTTTTATTTTGTCGTATTTTTTATAGTAATAGGCGTACTCAAGCTGCAAAGTTAAAAGGTTGGTTGCGTTGGAGTCTAGTTTAGAGATATCCTCTTCTATATCGCTTAGTTGCTCTTTGAGTTGTGATAGACTCTTTTTATACCTTTTTGCTTCGGCTATTTTTTCAACGATTGTAAAAAACGTATCTATAAAATTTTTTTGGTTACTTACTTTATAGTTGTATATATCAAAACTTTTAATACCCTCTTTTTTAATATTTAATATCTTTACGATAAGAGTTTTTTGCAAGGCGGTTTCCGGGTTATCGGAAGTTTTTAACGACTTTAGAATATTTTTGTAGATAGCGCTGGTGTTATTGTCCTTTAAAAGAGTAGTGTTAAGGTCGGCCGCTTTTATAAACGTTATAAGAAGAGATATTATTAAAAAAATCTTTTTCAACTAACTACCTTTTTGAAAGTATAAAGTATTATATAATTTTGTGCTATTTTAACACAGATGAATTGATAAAGGTTTTATATGAGAGCTTTAGCGTTAGGTTTTTTTCTGATTTTTACTCTCTATTCTCAAACAATTGAAGCAAAATATAGAGTAACTTACGGTATTTTGGGCAAAGTTGGATACTCAGTCGCCACATTTACGAAAAACAAAGATAGATACGTTATAAAAGTAAAGGCTAAAGCTACCGGTCTGGCTAAAATTTTAAGCCGAGGAAGAGAAGAGGAGTATATAAGCGAAGGCGTAGTCCAAAAGGGGATTTTGATACCAAAGGTTTATAAAAAGGTTCGAAAAAATGCATCTAAAAAAAGTATAAAAGTCTATAGATTTGATCATGAAAAAAAGAGGATTTTCGTTCATACAAAAAGATATAAAAGCGGTAAATTAGAGAGTAAACACGATGAAATTTTGCAATACTACGCAAAAGATGATATTTTAAGCCTCTATTTTAACCT
This Nitrosophilus labii DNA region includes the following protein-coding sequences:
- a CDS encoding mechanosensitive ion channel family protein; this encodes MKKIFLIISLLITFIKAADLNTTLLKDNNTSAIYKNILKSLKTSDNPETALQKTLIVKILNIKKEGIKSFDIYNYKVSNQKNFIDTFFTIVEKIAEAKRYKKSLSQLKEQLSDIEEDISKLDSNATNLLTLQLEYAYYYKKYDKIKKDIEKVETLYEVWLKQLLKYLPKIEFKTTNNNKSVKELQKKILQIDKKIKKLEIEKERWRILDKKRYVENLEKEIQRLTNLKDSYIKKEIKSQLLLFFKALKQKSEKVFQLKIDILETASKFSSKNVDIKDALNEALNIFIESRLGKTTTYIYQLKENAMFFLTQNRFFNIPLYKIVAGIGIFLLFLFLRKLFVLIVLKILKKMSEKTKSSLDDKVLAIVTEPLKFAFIIVGFYLSVKVMDIDSETVDKIVRSMVIVAIFWLFFDAVSVLEKTIFNFAKKFGKELYREIGNFFIKTLKIFIFSVGLVAVLQEWNINVSAFIASLGLGGLAFALAAKDTAANLFGGLTILADKSLKIDDWIKVQDVEGTVEDIGLRTIKVRTFEKSLVTVPNQIVANNPIENFSRRDIRRIKMRVGLTYSTTKEQMDEILKNIRNMLKSHPRIDKKATMLVNFDEFQDSSLSIFIYCFTNTANWQKYLEIKEDVNLKIMDIVESAGAEFAFPSQSIYVEKIVK
- the der gene encoding ribosome biogenesis GTPase Der encodes the protein MKKVVILGKPNVGKSSLFNRILKQRDAITSEVAGTTRDIKKKIANLGEKEIELIDTGGLEDRDELFNKVKEKSLQTAKEADIILYMVDGKELPDEEDRKLFFELQKLDKDIALVINKIDNDKLEENVWEYYSFGTKNIFPISVSHNRKVKKLLEWIESKIPNEESLNIQEDEELDIESFLEEFEINKKEEDSNEIRVAIIGRVNVGKSSLLNALLKEERSIVSDIAGTTIDVVDETYLYRDKLITFIDTAGIRRRGKIVGIEKYALNRTQKMLERADIALVVLDASEGFAEQDEKIAGLVDKYKLGCIIVLNKWDKAKMSYEEAVKEVRDRFKFLSFAPIITVSAKTRKRVDKIYDLILRVYKNYSQWLPTSQLNKIIKEATQRHAIPAYYSKVVNILFATQYETKPPKIALIMNRPEGLHFSYKRYLINKLRENFDLEGSPVILSPRKRGEREEILDDD
- a CDS encoding DUF3108 domain-containing protein → MRALALGFFLIFTLYSQTIEAKYRVTYGILGKVGYSVATFTKNKDRYVIKVKAKATGLAKILSRGREEEYISEGVVQKGILIPKVYKKVRKNASKKSIKVYRFDHEKKRIFVHTKRYKSGKLESKHDEILQYYAKDDILSLYFNLKKYFINGKKHLVFFAVGGNRKDGKVDVYLPEGKELKKLKSLFGNEKGLYMDVVIHQKIFASKEGRLHIVMDEKSGVAKKALLKDVIFFGDIVGKLDKLKIKY
- a CDS encoding four helix bundle protein, with the translated sequence MNNEIKSAEGLEVFKIAHKLTIKIYEITNYFPEYEKYGITSQLRRSASSIGANLMEGSHRINKKEFKQFVGIARGSAGELKYFLRLSKDIGYITKENYNFLIKETDKISKMLYNLIKSLTYIHPHSHSHQKEEQ